In Novipirellula artificiosorum, the following proteins share a genomic window:
- a CDS encoding glycosyltransferase family 8 protein, with amino-acid sequence MKESAQTGAGIPSPESRPSQRIDVVCAADDAYVMPLAVTLKSACRHLGSGKRIRLFLLAGEICDENWSRLQQTLVDEPIEIHTIKPDLDVVSDLSISHHISHTAYFRLLAAELVPCKVEKAIYLDADLFVKEDLARLWDLPIEQHDCLATADIACPFVDARVGCANYRLANPYMAALRPIRNYRELDLDGASEYFNSGVMVLNLHQWRKENVAERLLKILRDNREHVWCWDQYALNVLFHGNWGRFEPRWNQGAHVFEYPSEAHAPIDPQQWTDMRTNPAIVHFTTEFKPWQTSSNHPRSEVFFEGLAATAWKNWCLPETASSFKQWFNRRMIDMIKRSTITFRKLASVGSP; translated from the coding sequence ATGAAAGAGTCCGCTCAAACCGGCGCCGGGATTCCGTCGCCTGAATCGCGACCTTCGCAAAGAATCGACGTCGTCTGTGCAGCGGACGATGCCTATGTGATGCCGCTTGCCGTGACCCTAAAAAGTGCTTGCCGCCATCTCGGAAGTGGCAAACGAATCCGCTTGTTCTTGCTTGCCGGCGAGATTTGCGACGAAAACTGGTCAAGGCTCCAGCAAACCCTCGTTGACGAACCCATTGAAATCCACACAATCAAACCTGATCTTGATGTGGTTTCTGATCTGAGTATTTCACACCACATTTCACACACCGCCTACTTTCGACTCTTAGCGGCAGAATTGGTGCCTTGCAAAGTCGAGAAGGCTATCTACCTCGATGCTGACTTGTTTGTCAAAGAGGATCTTGCTCGTCTTTGGGATTTGCCCATCGAACAACACGATTGCCTGGCGACGGCTGACATTGCATGTCCCTTTGTTGATGCGAGAGTTGGTTGTGCGAACTATCGCTTGGCAAACCCTTACATGGCGGCGTTGAGACCGATTCGAAACTATCGAGAATTGGACTTGGACGGTGCAAGTGAGTACTTCAACAGCGGCGTGATGGTGCTGAACCTTCATCAATGGCGAAAAGAAAACGTTGCGGAACGTTTGTTAAAAATACTTCGTGACAATCGAGAGCACGTTTGGTGCTGGGACCAGTATGCACTGAATGTGCTATTTCACGGCAATTGGGGACGATTTGAGCCACGTTGGAACCAGGGGGCCCATGTATTCGAATATCCTTCCGAAGCCCATGCACCGATTGATCCTCAGCAGTGGACAGACATGAGAACCAACCCGGCGATCGTACATTTCACGACGGAGTTCAAACCCTGGCAAACCTCTTCGAATCACCCTCGTAGCGAGGTTTTCTTTGAGGGGCTTGCCGCGACGGCATGGAAAAATTGGTGTCTGCCGGAAACGGCATCGAGCTTCAAGCAATGGTTCAACCGGCGAATGATCGACATGATCAAGCGATCCACCATCACTTTTCGTAAACTTGCATCGGTAGGGTCACCATGA
- a CDS encoding endo-1,4-beta-xylanase translates to MQSSCMLRFVVKPLSVLVITLGCCITTLADETDNSIAQHRMGSIHINAPAGTPVHVEQLRHEFWFGAALSSGAFGDREPEASDEKYRQVFLENFNAAVTENALKWHSMERRPDQVDYATVDNMLRWTDQHNLPLRGHNLYWGIPNRVQNWIKELNDEQLHNTLKKRGLTIARRYRGRFAEYDLNNEMIHGNYYADRLGAEITRQMADWVKQEDPDAVLYLNDYDILTGNRLDDFVEHIETLLRDGVKIDGIGVQGHLHSDRFDPQALKNALDRLARFELPIRITEFNMPGQRWKYYGDRKVQLTPEQEQQKADQLVEYYRICFAHPAVEGILMWGFWEGACWIPQSALYKKDWTPTPAAEAYRDLVYRKWWTDWQGKADTNSRCVVPAYFGTYRVTIGDKPILVELSANEKTLTLPLVH, encoded by the coding sequence ATGCAATCCTCTTGCATGCTCCGATTTGTGGTGAAGCCCCTGAGCGTCCTCGTGATCACTCTAGGCTGCTGCATCACCACGCTGGCTGATGAAACGGACAACTCAATCGCGCAACACCGAATGGGATCGATCCACATCAATGCGCCAGCCGGGACACCGGTTCATGTCGAGCAGCTCCGTCACGAATTCTGGTTCGGCGCCGCGCTCAGCAGCGGCGCATTCGGCGACCGAGAACCGGAAGCATCCGACGAGAAGTATCGGCAGGTTTTTCTTGAAAACTTCAACGCGGCCGTCACAGAAAATGCCCTCAAATGGCACTCCATGGAACGTCGACCTGATCAAGTCGACTACGCGACGGTTGACAACATGCTCCGCTGGACCGACCAACACAACCTACCACTCCGAGGACACAATCTCTACTGGGGCATACCGAATCGGGTCCAGAACTGGATCAAGGAACTGAACGACGAACAATTGCACAACACACTGAAAAAACGAGGGCTTACCATCGCACGCCGCTACCGCGGACGATTCGCGGAATACGACCTGAACAACGAGATGATCCACGGCAACTACTACGCCGACCGACTCGGCGCCGAGATCACTCGACAAATGGCCGATTGGGTTAAGCAAGAGGATCCTGATGCGGTGCTCTACCTCAACGATTATGACATTTTGACCGGCAATCGACTCGACGACTTCGTTGAGCATATCGAGACGCTGCTACGGGATGGCGTCAAGATCGATGGGATCGGGGTTCAGGGCCATTTGCATAGCGATCGGTTTGATCCTCAGGCGTTAAAAAACGCGTTGGACCGGCTGGCCCGGTTCGAGCTACCGATCCGCATCACCGAATTCAACATGCCGGGCCAGCGCTGGAAATACTACGGCGACCGCAAGGTCCAACTCACACCCGAGCAGGAGCAGCAGAAGGCCGACCAATTGGTTGAGTACTATCGGATCTGCTTTGCGCACCCGGCCGTCGAAGGCATCCTGATGTGGGGGTTCTGGGAAGGTGCCTGCTGGATTCCGCAATCGGCGTTGTACAAGAAAGATTGGACACCAACACCGGCGGCCGAAGCGTACCGCGATTTGGTTTACCGAAAATGGTGGACCGATTGGCAAGGCAAAGCCGACACCAACAGCCGATGTGTCGTGCCTGCCTATTTCGGTACCTATCGGGTGACGATTGGTGACAAGCCGATCCTCGTCGAGTTGTCCGCAAACGAGAAGACGTTAACGCTCCCCCTTGTCCATTAG
- a CDS encoding alkaline phosphatase D family protein codes for MPKPIFPVVVLALTLAATVTALAKEPLTEGEQSAIMKDLDPYLINALYGTDAQGQTGRFGAEGAMADLLTEPAFVDLVQRHDLKLFSGPMLGDVQPTSAKFWVRTAGQASVQILVGEQASERVTTAPADDFTAVMTVAGLKPFTDYAYVVQVDGKPIRRDTFRFRTAPEKGQPVEFHVTFGSGSRYVPAHEYAWRNMSKTRPLAYLGLGDNVYIDVVNRRGAQRLFYYRRCLSPAYRDLISSVGMYAVWDDHDMAMNDSAGGAGLEAPWKIPNWTVFRQNWNNPHYGGGASVPGTWHSFSLGDVDFLMTDGRFYREKEDQTMLGPDQKKWLFEELAAAKGKFKVIASGTMWSDGADKGGKDSWAGPWARGERDEIFDWINEKKIDGVILISGDRHRSDIWKIDRPRGYPLYEFVSAKVTNEHTHETFPNAVWSYNEGNFWGQLSFDLRLDDPVMTFKCVDISGKVVKEFPLKLSHLSHK; via the coding sequence ATGCCGAAACCTATCTTCCCCGTTGTTGTCCTCGCCCTGACCCTTGCCGCAACCGTGACCGCGTTGGCGAAAGAGCCGCTCACCGAAGGCGAGCAGTCTGCCATCATGAAGGACCTTGACCCGTATCTGATCAACGCCTTGTATGGCACCGATGCCCAGGGTCAAACGGGCAGATTTGGAGCAGAGGGAGCAATGGCGGATCTGTTGACAGAACCGGCTTTTGTGGATTTGGTTCAGCGGCACGACCTGAAACTTTTTAGCGGCCCGATGTTGGGGGATGTGCAGCCGACTTCCGCGAAGTTCTGGGTACGTACGGCGGGGCAGGCATCGGTTCAAATTCTTGTCGGCGAGCAGGCATCGGAGCGGGTCACGACGGCACCCGCAGACGATTTCACGGCAGTCATGACGGTCGCCGGTTTGAAGCCGTTTACGGACTACGCGTATGTGGTCCAAGTTGATGGGAAACCGATCCGGCGAGACACGTTCCGGTTTCGAACTGCACCGGAAAAAGGTCAACCCGTCGAGTTCCACGTGACGTTCGGCTCAGGCTCTCGCTATGTTCCTGCGCACGAGTACGCTTGGCGGAACATGTCCAAGACGCGTCCGCTGGCCTACCTGGGGCTGGGCGATAACGTTTACATCGACGTCGTCAACCGGCGTGGTGCTCAACGCTTGTTCTACTACCGCCGCTGCCTCAGCCCGGCATACCGCGATTTGATCAGCAGCGTCGGGATGTATGCCGTCTGGGATGATCATGACATGGCGATGAACGATTCCGCGGGCGGGGCAGGGTTGGAAGCGCCCTGGAAAATACCCAACTGGACGGTGTTCCGGCAAAACTGGAACAATCCCCACTATGGCGGCGGCGCTTCAGTGCCAGGCACTTGGCATTCGTTCTCGCTCGGGGACGTCGATTTCTTGATGACCGATGGCCGCTTTTATCGTGAGAAAGAAGATCAAACCATGCTCGGCCCGGACCAGAAGAAATGGCTGTTCGAGGAACTCGCAGCAGCCAAAGGCAAATTCAAGGTCATTGCCTCGGGAACCATGTGGTCCGACGGCGCGGACAAGGGGGGCAAAGATTCTTGGGCCGGCCCTTGGGCGCGTGGCGAGCGCGATGAGATTTTCGATTGGATCAACGAGAAGAAGATCGACGGCGTGATACTCATCTCGGGAGATCGCCATCGCTCGGATATCTGGAAGATCGATCGTCCGCGTGGTTATCCGCTCTATGAGTTTGTTTCGGCGAAGGTGACCAACGAGCACACCCATGAGACGTTCCCCAATGCAGTATGGTCCTACAACGAAGGCAACTTTTGGGGACAGCTGAGCTTTGACCTACGGCTGGACGATCCTGTGATGACGTTCAAGTGCGTTGACATCAGCGGAAAAGTCGTGAAGGAGTTTCCTCTGAAATTAAGCCACTTGAGTCACAAATGA